A region of the Pueribacillus theae genome:
TCGCAAGTACCAATCCGATTATGTACCAGGGAGCGACGCCTCTATTCATTGACTCGGAGCTGGAGACATGGAATATGTCACCGGCCGCACTGGACCGTGCGTTGAAAGATGCTTCTATACATGGCAAATTGCCTAAAGCGGTTATTGTCGTTAATCTTTACGGGCAAAGTGCCCAAATGGATGAGTTGGCCACAATATGCAGCTACTATAATGTTCCGATAATTGAAGATGCCGCAGAGTCGCTTGGAAGCGAGTTTCAGGGGAAGAAAAGCGGCACATTCGGCAAATTTGGCATTTATTCATTTAATGGCAATAAAATCATTACGACATCCGGGGGCGGTGCGCTTGTGTCCAATGACAAAGCAGCCATTGAAAAAGCGCGATTTTTATCACAGCAAGCGCGTGAACAGGCTCTCCATTATGAACACGTTGAAGTCGGATACAATTACCGGATGAGCAATATTGTTGCCGGCATCGGCCGTGGCCAGCTTGAAGTACTCGATGAACGCATTCGCAAGCGAAGAGCCATTTTTGATCGGTATGCAAAAGCGCTTGGCGATATTCCGGGGGTGTCCTTCCAGCCGGAACCCAGAGGCTCAAAGTCGAATCGATGGTTAACTGCTTTAACGATTGATCCCGCTGTAGCCGGTGTTAGCCGTGATGACTTGATTAAACAGTTAAGCGAACACAATATTGAAGCGCGCCCTGTATGGAAACCGATGCACCTGCAGCCATTGTATAGGCATGCGGGCTATTATCCACATGAAGAAAG
Encoded here:
- a CDS encoding DegT/DnrJ/EryC1/StrS family aminotransferase → MKQDHDRIFLSSPHMSGNEQKYIDEAFASNWIAPLGNNVVEFEKELADYNDVKDAAVLNSGTAAIHLALRLLDVGSGDTVFCSSLTFVASTNPIMYQGATPLFIDSELETWNMSPAALDRALKDASIHGKLPKAVIVVNLYGQSAQMDELATICSYYNVPIIEDAAESLGSEFQGKKSGTFGKFGIYSFNGNKIITTSGGGALVSNDKAAIEKARFLSQQAREQALHYEHVEVGYNYRMSNIVAGIGRGQLEVLDERIRKRRAIFDRYAKALGDIPGVSFQPEPRGSKSNRWLTALTIDPAVAGVSRDDLIKQLSEHNIEARPVWKPMHLQPLYRHAGYYPHEESTSVSDALFKNGICLPSGSNMAAEDQERVIAAVLDLFEGR